The genomic interval ATGTACTTGTGTGGTTTCTGGTGCTTTTAATTGGTCTTTTAGGATAGTACAATAATGCTCTGCCTTTTTGGTGTTTATActttttacctttttgtttcttttaaagGCTGGAGAGAAGCGgaaggaagaagaaatgaTAGAACTTGAGGGTCCATTAGGCAAGAGTGATGCTGTGAACCGTGAATTAATTTCTCTGGAGAGGGAGTTATCTACTCTTCGGAAGAATGGGACAATGGATCCCTTCATTTTGTACTTATATGGTCTTGTGCTTAAAGATAAAGGAAGTGAGAATCTTGCTCGTACAGTTCTAGTGGAGTCTGTGAATAGCTACCCTTGGAATTGGAATTCCTGGTTGGAACTTCAGTCCTTGTGCACCACAATTGACATCTTGAACAGCATTAATCTCATTAACCATTGGATGAAGGACTTCTTTCTTGCCAGTACTTATCAAGAACTCAGGATGCACAATGAAGCATTGACAAAATATGAATACCTACAAGGCACTTTCGGCTTCAGCAATTACCTACAGGCTCAAATTGCTAAAGCCCAGTACAGTTTGAGGGAGTTTGAACAAGTAGAAGTGGTATTTGAAGAGCTGCTAAGAAATGACCCTTACCGAGTGGAAGACATGGATATGTATTCCAATGTGCTCTACGCAAAAGAGTGTTTCTCTGCTTTAAGTTATCTTGCCCACAGAGTATTTACAACTGATAAATACAGACCCGAATCTTGTTGCATTATAGGGAATTACTACAGTTTAAAGGGACAGCACGAGAAGTCAGTTGTGTATTTTAGGAGGGCactcaaattaaacaaaaattatttgtccGCTTGGACGCTAATGGGCCATGAGCACGTTGAGATGAAAAACACTCCAGCAGCCATTGATGCCTATAGACGGGCTGTAGATATAAATCCACATGACTATCGAGCCTGGTATGGGTTAGGACAAGCTTATGAGATGATGCACATGCCTTTCTACGCTCTACATTATTTTCGAAAATCTGTATTCTTGCAGCCAAATGATTCTCGGTTATGGATCGCTATGGCTCAGTGTTATGAAACTGAACAGCTTCACATGCTTGAGGAGGCAATAAAATGTTACAGAAGGGCAGCAAATTGTAATGACAGCGAAGCAATTGCCCTGAACCAACTAGCAAAGCTGCATCATGCACTTGGACGTGACGAAGAGGCAGCGTTCTACTACAAGAAGGATTTGGAGAGGATGGAAGCTGAAGAGAGGGAAGGTCCAAATATGGTTGAAGCTTTGATATTTCTTGCTACTCACTGCAGAGCCCATAACAGATTTGAAGATGCAGAGGTGTATTGTACTCGTCTCTTGGATTATACTGGGCCGGTGAGTTTTACTACCTTTCTTGCTTTTATGGTTTATACTGAGACTGGTCAACCATTGTACAAATTCttagaggaaaaaaattatcaaaacagGTTAACACATGTTTTAACTTCTTTGTAGGAAAAAGAGACTGCTAAGAGTATGCTTCGAGGAATGAGAATGGCGCAGTCTAGTTTTCCTGCCATGGATGTTGAACACTTTCCTCCCTGATTTTTCTGCTTTCACTTTGGGAAGTTAAAAATTCTTCTGAAGTTGCTGTGACTTATTTTCAGTTTTGGGAGAACTGTCAACCTGTGAATACCTTGAGATATCTTGAATTACAGTGGCAAGCATATCTTGCTCTTCCGAGCTGCAGAAGCCGCTGTTGTATTTTCTGaaagtaattttgttttgcttgttATGAAAGATAGAAATTCCCGGGGCATGATATGCAAATTTGCATATGCTGCCTGATTTTATAGGTGGTGTGAGGCTGAAGCATGAACATGTTTCCTGtatcagttaattttaacctTCAGCGTTGTACAGGAGGGTTGTAACCTGAAAGAGTGGCTGGACCGTTGCATAATTCTTTTGAAGCTGGACAAGGAGGTGATGAAGTTGGTGCCATATACAACCTGGGAGGCGATCGCTCTttgtaaattgatttttcagCTTGCATTTGTTGCAAGCTGGGGATTGCTTGAAGCATTACTAGGGCTCTGGGCAGTCATAGCTATAGACATTGTATCATTGGGGGCAATGATCTCCACTTTGGATCAACGAAGAAGCAGATTTTAGGCATGATTTCAGGGGTCTTATTGTGGACATATAATCTTAGGAAATGCTCAGAGAACTCCTTTCCCTCGGCAAAGTTCTCCAAAACTCCTACTGCTCTGTTTTCCTTGCTCAATCTGATTCAAAGTGGCCAAAAGGATGATTGTAGGTCAGGCAAAAAGTCTCTTTTATATGTTCCTCGAATAATTTATTCTCCTCTCCTGTGTAAAGTAACAAAGGCAAAGGCTTCAACAAATATATTGGTGATAGCCTTGTCATTTACTTCTGCCTTtcgaaaagagaaatatgtCCATCATTTTGTACACACTCAGACCATCGTATGTTACCATAAGAATGGAACGACGCACCTTTTGGCAAGATTAGTCTTAATGTCTTATCCTACTGAAAATCCACATGAAAATAAGGGTTGATAGTCCCATTAGGTTTGGACTAATCTCTTAGTCCTGATAGTCAAATATAGCGTAGGATGAGAactgttcttttttttttttcagttccAAATCCCATAATCTAATTCAATCCCATAATTTATCGTTAACCTCCGAAGGCAGAAGGCAAGGCTGAAGAGGCAAAACATAATGATGTAGCAGATGCGTTGTTGCTTGATTTCATCATCCATGACGCACTCTCTGTATCAGTACCACTTTTATGGCTGTTCCAAAGAGACCATGACGAATCCTCTGATcccattattattaaaattcttttcaaaaaatgaacCACAAAGTAAGACGACTTAGACGACATTTACAAAAACCGAAGCACatacaagaaaagaaagtcgATAACTGGCTATTTAatctttgaaaattgaaaggttaataatgaaaaattcagGTCAAAATTGAACATTTTCTAAGGTTCTCCGAGTTCAAGTTCAATTTGGCTTCGCCTGATAACTCCTACGATATTAACCTCTAAATTTTACTGATATAATGTTACAGCAgacaactttattttttattttctttaatgccCCCCCTCGAACCAAAACCTTGGAATCTTGGATTGGTATGGTACCTAccctaattttatatttgtatgtaAATTTTCAGCCAGCAGGGATCTTCAAAAATTGTCAGAGGAATTTGATGTTCTAAAAGGGAAACAAATTACGGAGACACGAGTCAATTCTACCTCTACATATGTagcctaattaattaaatttatttgtggatgTTGTTTGTATTGGAAATGTTGATTATGCTTTCACAATTGAGAAATGTTGTATATTCAAATTCATGCCCTCGACTTCCTCCAATCTTAACTAATTGAAGTTATGCCATATTCGTCATTCCCTTTGTCTATAATTAAAACACCTTCAGTGAAGATTAAAACGATATCTATATCCCTAAATTTGgagaaataattatataaactctcatatttttaataaagaatattaagaCCCtcttttaactaaaataactatataaaaatttaaataatttttaaatttatataaaattatttttaaattattaatacatgagatatattttattcattttaaaatttatttaatccaaatatttattcaaaatttttataataaatagaaatatattattatctagtagacaaattaaactatttaaattatatttgtatttattaaaaatttcaaagtcaATATTTTTAGTTGCTATTTATTAAGGATATTATAGCTAAAACAGAGTCTTAATgtctcttaataaaaatttaggagtCTAtatgactatttttctaaatcttaGAGGTGCAAGAGTCTTTTTCCTTCAATAAAGATAAGACATATTGTAATGATTCAATATTGTGTACGAGTACATTCTTGTAATGAAACGATTTGAGATGCTTATTGACAtctaaagttttttttttttttatacaaagcTAGCTTGATCTATTAATTTCTGAATTATCATCTTTGTAAATTGCCATTGCGTGTATATTTGAAGTTCCTATTTGTATTGACTAATTAATGGGAGTTCAGTTGTGCTTGTTCAAAACTTGGAAAGTTGCATCAAAGCTACAACTTCTTCAAATCATCTGAAATAGTTTAAGCATCCACTTAAATTTGGGATATATATATGGATTTTCAATGTTtgatactaaaaaaattaagatatatttcCATATGTACCCTTCTCTGCCATACGCCAATTCTTTTAGTCTCTTCTATCATGTTTGTGTGACCTGGTTTTAACACAAAAGCAGTCTTTTGTTCTTAAAGTTGTATGAGAGGTGTGGTGAGATAACATCGTTTCTGATCAAATCACTATGCGTAAGGCTCATTGTCGTAAACACTCATAGGCGCCTCTTCCCCTAGGCAACTTAGGCGGTTGCCTAGGGCCCCACTATAGATGAGGgcccttaattttatttctaaattataatgattaattattgatttatatttattattattttataattatattttccatAAACAAACTACTAAATCCTTACAAAGTCCCCttttaacattataattaacaattttaatacCATTTATTTCCTCCATATACTTCATCTAAAACTCTATAAAGgtcacatatttttttaaagggaaattatcagccatatacccttaaatgacactCGTATTAAACATGTGTgaacacttttcaagtgtatcactcgtataacctaagttgacaaaacacttctgcCGTCCACCAATTCGTTAACTTCCGTTTGTAAGCGCTGACATCATAAGAGTGACTaaactttgattaaaaaaaagaaatgtcaTTCCATTTACCTagtaaaaatgacatgtcatatgatatatattgataaaaatgacatgtcatctcatttatcggataattgttaataattgctaaaaaaaaaactactttacAATTGAATCTattcctccaaaatttaaccaaaattttttaagatctACTCCTCTAAGCTCCAActagaaatttttatggtataatatgtataattgtaaataatatgttgttaataattttttatggtataatatgaatattttttatggataattgttaatattatgtaccattaataattcatgttttaatcaaaaaaatgtattgttaataacaaaataaaaaaaattgtgtattgaaaatttacgttaatttttggggtaaatttatctttttacctcgttttgagtttcaagggtaaaatagtcaatttgtCACAATTCTGTTAACTTTTTAACGGAAGTTAATGGATTGGTGGACGgcagaagtgttttgtcaacttagggtatacgagtgatacacttgaaaagtaTTCACACACGTTTGATATGGGTGTCGTTTAAGGGTATATAactgataatttctctttttaaattattatccaTTAGTATCTTTttccaataaaaaagaaatgaaacctTCATTTCTTTGGTGAAAAAACTACTTTCTCTACCCTACTTTTCacttaaggaaaaaaaaaaaacaatttttttactttccatTGATTATTGTTACTCAAAGCCACAATCCATCAAAGTTAAAGTTCTCaaatttctatctttccattctcttattaattaattatgttattcagttgcttttgtttctttttaaaaatattattgtgtttgtaggttgttttcttgtaattatctAGCATAATTGTTTCTTAATTACTCTTGTTTCACTAGAAAAAAAGTctacaaaaaaatatgcatTAGGATacaaaaaacttcaaaaacaagagaagaatagAAAAGTTAGTTTAATCTCAAAAAGGAGCCAttgataaaaacttatttaagaTCAACTATATCATAGGAAAGATTAAAGAGGTTAACTATATTGTCTATTGAGAAAgatatattaagaaaattagaatataaaaatttgattaataattttgcatCTCAAGTTAGAGAAATTgatcttaaataaataaaattttaataaaattaatacatacattttacctcaaattttttggaaggcctaattaaaacaatttgcCTAAGGCCTAAAATATGATCGAGCAATACTACTCTCGCAGCTCTTAAAACTTTCAGATCCGCCCATCACCACAACTTTTCTAGTTGCCCTCGTCGGATTCCAGTAGAAGTAAGCAACCAACAACCTAGTTTATTCTAATAAtctattttattgaaattcatGCCGGCATTCTCGGTTGGAGAGGGCGCCTCCCTCTCCAACCGGTACcgtctatttaatttttctttttttatttaatttttctattttttatctcagcttttcatttatttctgttatctttatatttgcatttctactttatttcttatttgttcTTGTATAATGGTGATTGGTGTGCTGGTTGTTGTTTCTGCTGTTCTGAGATGTGATTCCGGTAACTGTTGATGTTGCTGCCCTAATCGTTGGATCGAGGAGGGGATGTCTGTGTTGGAGTCATTGGGTGTTAATGTTTACCACGTCAAAGTTTCCAATCGCCTAGACCAGGGGCTCATCGTGGGCTTATCAGTAAATCACCTAGAGAGTAGTTTGTTATTATgactttttccttttagtaTATTATTGTCTTAATAATTTCTCTGAATTTTAGTTCAGGTTCAAGGGTTAAATTGTGTTGTTTACTGTTGTTGAAGTAGTAGTTGCAGTTGTAATTGTAGCAAGAACTAtagtgtcttttttttttttttttaattagaatgtAGTTTCACATTACAAATCTGAGTTGGGTAGCCAAACCCGTAAAAAATTCTCTTGAATCAGCAAGAATCCACGAACTCGAGTAAATTCTCCACGAACACTTGCAATCACAAAAAGCAATAAGaggcaataaatttttttctgacTTTAACCCTTCTACgcccaatttaattttttggttttattcgAAAAATTAAAGTAGTGTCTGgttttttaatgtaatagaaatagaaagaaaaatctcaacgtaaagagagagaaaaataaaaggtagTCTAAAGACGAAAAAATTGAacctattttgattttgatagtttgttttaatagaGGTAAGAATCCTTTTCTCCATTGACTTTACTTGTCAAAAGTAAAATCACAAGTCGTCCGCCCCGAAATCCGCTGCATTGAATCACTTTATCGAAATTTAACTGCACAGGAAGGTGTCTTGTTgcttcatttcatcatccatgaCGCATTCTCTGTATCAGTTCCAATTTTATCCGATGCTGCAAAGAGACCATGATGAATCCTCTGATCccattattagtaaaattcttTACAAAAGTGAACCATAAAGTAAGACAGCTTGGACCAACATTTATAAAAGTTGAAGCACAAACAAAAAAGGCAAGCCCATAACTATTTAatcttttgaaattaaaaggttaaaaatgaaaaattggggtaaAAAACTCTTTCTAATGCTCTCTAAGTTCAACTTGGCTTCGCCTGATAACTCCTACGATATTGACctcttaattttaatgatataaaGTCATAGCCaactttagtttttatttatttatttttttaatggccCCCGTCGAACCAAAACCTTGGATTGGTACCTAacctaattttatatttgtatgcAAATTTTCAGCTAGCTAGGACGTTCAAAAGTGTCATGGGCACGGCCACAAGCTCCAAACAATTAGAATTTGCAACAAAGCCACCCAATGATAGATATCATCTTACCACACCAGTTACGGTCGGTTCTACCAGTTCGGAGAccttgatgatttttttttttgaaggcCTTTTTACATTAAACAACATGTGCTTAGAATAATTAGAATGATAACACATACAAAGTTGACTAGTTGAGATGAATATGATGGTCAGAtgtcaaatgataaaaatgaattttatagaaaagatcagaagaattttctttatagatacgagagtaaaaaaatttaggttgTTGATTCAATATCCATTAATGAGGTTTTAAATAGGGTTTATAGGAtcctaaaagttttaaaatctaacattaataattttaatagagtaattattttttggaaagGGAAAGCATtggatttttttcttgtaattattatcaaaataatgtttcaaagtgttaaaatcattattatacagtaaaaattgtatttttaattaaaaaaattacttttaaggtATAGATTATTAAACATGGAGTTGATTATGAATGACAGTAATAATAATGAGATgcgtaaaaattaaaattttctacagtataaatttaacctaaaaaaatagaatcttagaataattattataattgtattaataaataaatactcaaaattattattttcttaaatatgagACCTTAGCCGACCACTTAATTTGTCTAGTTCTAAAGCCACCCCCAACGATAGTCATGATCAATGTCCATAGCTagagaaattctagaatacatCAGAGGTACCATGTCAGCCATACAACAAGCAAATGATGTTATGTcatgtaattttgaaaaactatcaTGCAAGTGgtggttatattaaatttaattataaatgtcaTGCATGCATTAATTAGTTGTAATACATCAGaggtattttagaatttctcctATAGCTGAGCTTGAACAAATCATGGCAGCACAATTAACTGTAGATCTAGAGACAATTAATGCTTATTGCTTAAGCCATGCACTGTTCGACTTGCCTTATTTCTACAATCAAGTCCCTAGTGATGTAATAGCTACGTCATGCTACACTGCGTAAATTAGTGGACAACAAGTACATGACAGTTAATTTCCATTTGAGCCTGCGGCTGAAGCGGATAATATGGGGCCATTTGATCAATTTGTTATAGAGAAAATGATGGGTTTAGGGAGTTATTTTACAAGATTTGGACCCAGTACTAAGTTGATCTTGTGCTCAattcttcataattttctgtTAGATGTACATGTATAGTAATATACGGTTaagatttaatgaattttatattcttatctAAAAACTACCAATTGTATTCTtctaaaagttaataaaaaaatttaacttaacACCGAATCTAAATcctattttacatatttaaagttAGGGTTGGCGTATCATACTGCTTAGGATAAGGGTGTTGAGCTTTTTACTTAAACTATGATAGAGAATTTTAAATGTGCTTGAAATGAAGATGCGCAGAGCCAAAAGATCATTTGGTTTCCGATTTACTTGAGGAATAGTAAAGTTGgtgattagtgttaaaaattgtatgtttattATGGGgtaaacattttattttgtgcttataatataatttgcatttgtaattatgtaatatattatgaattttgaattctttttctaaatatttgattttatgtgtttattaggtaaaaacaataatttcacGCAATTTGAGGGCCCAAACAAATGTACgaatgtcaaatttggattccagAAGTCCGAGAAATTAGGTCTTTGTCGAGGAGGATCTGCGacttttattgtaaatttattagtttttaccACGATATGgtaattgtgaaattataagtttttaatatGTTAGGTGTTGTAATTGTTAGTGGAATGTGTTGGATGTGATTGGGTGTATTAAGTTAggtttatattttgttagtgGGACAAATGTATGGCTAAGATGTAAttagctttatttatttgtgtggtgTGAATTAATcatgtattagtataaatagagcAGGGTAACACACCTCTCCAcactttttcttctcttctttcccctcaatttcttcttctcatctctctttgtaatatatttttaataaataaaattagttttatttttaattttcaaatacaatttttttaattatgtatttttcaaaGAGCCAAGAATCACACAAGAACTTAAGTGGTTCAGCACCTTGAGGGTGCCTACATCCACTGGAGAAAACCAACACAGGGAGCAACTTTATTGAGCTTCAAGGTTACAGAGAAAATAATGCACAATAAAGAGACCACTCACAAAGCTTTGTTCTCACTATAACTGCCTTATCTCTCTCTCCTTGAATCAATCGAGACTACACCAGAACCAGcttgaatatatatatcagTTTGCCAGGCGTAACAGATTCAGAATTTTCCCTCCAAATCCAACAGCCTTAACCTCCTGTCACGAGCAACTCACGCGTCACTTAAAAGCTTTCCTTAAACGACTGCTAGCAATGCCGTTTAAGCTTAAACCAGGCGTGCATTAGTCACGTGAGTTTTAATGATCTTGGATGACATTGTAAAATTGTCAGCTCTGGAATCTCGTTCAACTGAAATGACATGTCAATCGTATTCACAACTTAAAATCGACAAGTTGTACTAACGAGTTTGAGTTCATTTCAACAATCTCTACCTTGAACTCAACACTCCTAGCTCCCTCCTTTCAAGCTGTCTTCTCCTCATCTGCAGCTTCTTAAAACCTGCAGATACCTGCTAAGTTCATGCAAAGGATGAACTTGGCAGTTGGCACAACCTTGCTTAACATGTCAGCTGGATTTTCTTCAGTATGAATCTTCAGCAACTTTACAGCTCCCCTTGACACCTCAAGCCTCACGAAATGCAATTTAACAtctatatgttttgttttcaCATGATGGGATTAATTCTTGCTAAGATGTATagcactctgactgtcactGTATATTGTTACAGACTCTTATTTGGCTCCCAACTCAGTTATCATGCCTTTCAGCCAAATTGCTTCTTTGAGAGCTTCTGCTGCTGCAGTATACTCAGCCTCTGTTGTGGACAAAGCCACTACATTCTGTAATGTTGCTTTCTAGCTGACTGTGCAGCCTTCCAGAGTAAACAAATACCCTGTTTGAGACCTCATTTTATCAAGATCACAGGCAAAATCAGCATCCACATAACCAATCAATGTGTGTCCATTTTTGTCTTCTCCACCATAGACCAACCAACCTCCAGAGTCTCCTTCAGATACCTCATAATCCATTGAACAACTGTCCAGTGTTCATATCCGGGGTTTGCCATAAACCTGCTCACCAAACTCACAACATGTGAGATATCAGGTCTGGTGAGTACCATGGCATACATGAGGCTACCTACTGCACTGGAGTAGGGTATGCAAACCATTTTCTGTTGTTCTGCTTCAGTTTGAGGGCACTGAGCAGCAAACAACTTGAAGTGGCTTGCCAATGGTGTCAATACTTGCTTACCATAATTCATTCCAAATCTCACCAGAACCTTCTGAATGTAGCTCTGTTGAGTTAAGAACAAACTCTTCTTGCTCCTGTTTATGATGATATCCATTCCCAGAATTCTCTTAGCTTCTCCAAGctccttcatttcaaattcccTCTTCAAACGCTTCTTTAAGTGATTGATCTCTTCCCTGTCATGGCATACAGTCagcatgtcatccacatacaacagAAAGTATATCATTTCCCCTCCACTTGTCTCTTTGAAGTACACAAAATAATCATAGCTACACCTGTTGAAGACATGTGTTATCATGAAGTTATCAAACTTCAGATACCATTGCCTAGGTGATTGCTTTAACCCATACAGAGACTTTTTAATTAAGCAAACACAATCTTCTTTACCAGATGTTATATACCCTTCAGGCTGCTGCATTACAATTTCCTCTTGTAATTCACCATGCAGGAAGGCTATTTTTACATCCATATGCTCAAGATGCATATCTTGAACAACCACAAGTGCAAGAATAATTCTGATGGAAGCAGGTCTCACTACAGGAGAAAATACTTTAGTGAAGTCAATTCCCTCCTTTTGTGTGAAGCCCCTTGCCACTAGTCTAGCCTTAAATCTTCTAGGTTCAGCTCCAGGTATACCATCTTTAATCTTGAAGATCCATTTACAGCTTACTGTTTTCCTCTTAGCTGGTTTTCAATCAATTCCCAAGTCTTGTTTTTCATTAGGGATGTCATCTCTTCATCCATTGCCCTATTCCATTCCAGCTTGTTTTTGCCTGTGATAGCTTCCTGATAAGTCATTGGTTCATCATCATTCAGCTCTTGAGCAGAAGTCAAAGCATATGCAATCAGATCAGCCACTGCATATCTTTTAGGTGGTCTTATTGTCCTTCTCTTTTTGTCTCTTGCCAACTGATAGGTGTCCTCTTCACTTTCTGCTGATTCATGTTCAACACCAGATTCAGGTTCTGTTTCAGCACCCTCATTTTAGGCTCAAGTTCTTTCAAGTTTTGAGGCTCCACCTGAAACTTCACTTTATCAGTCTCAATACTTGATTCAGTATTGTTAACAGGGCTCCTTGGTTTATTCAATAACTCTTCTTTATGGAATCTTACATTCCTGCTTATGATGCACTATGGTGGTTTTGAGTCAACACACCACAATCTATAGCCTTGACACCCTCTGGATACCCCAGAAACCTGCATTTTAATGCTCTTGGTTCCAGCTTACCCTGCTTCACATGAGCATATGCTGTGCAGTAAAAAATTCTGAGTTTTGCATAGTCAGCCATTCTACCTGACCAAAGTTCCATTGGTGTTTTACAATCTATAGCAGTTGATGGGCTCCTGTTGACTAGGTAGCATACTGTGTTTAAAGCTTCTACCCAAAGGGTTTTTGGGAGCTTAGAATAGATTAGCATGCACCTTACCTTCTCCACCAAAGTCTTGTTCATTCTCTCAGCAAggccattttgttgaggggTATAGGTGACAGTTTTGTGCCTTTGAATACCATTCTTTTCACAGAATTCTTCAAACAACTTATTGCAGTACTCCAAGCCATTATCTGTCCTCAGAGTTTACACCTTCAAACCAGTCTGgttttcaataaaaatctttcagtttttgaatttttccaGAACCTCATCTTTACTTTTGAGTG from Citrus sinensis cultivar Valencia sweet orange chromosome 9, DVS_A1.0, whole genome shotgun sequence carries:
- the LOC102614407 gene encoding anaphase-promoting complex subunit 8-like, which translates into the protein MEEDEVVDSDFYLLAKSYFDCREYRRAAHVLRDQTGKKSVFLRCYALYLAGEKRKEEEMIELEGPLGKSDAVNRELISLERELSTLRKNGTMDPFILYLYGLVLKDKGSENLARTVLVESVNSYPWNWNSWLELQSLCTTIDILNSINLINHWMKDFFLASTYQELRMHNEALTKYEYLQGTFGFSNYLQAQIAKAQYSLREFEQVEVVFEELLRNDPYRVEDMDMYSNVLYAKECFSALSYLAHRVFTTDKYRPESCCIIGNYYSLKGQHEKSVVYFRRALKLNKNYLSAWTLMGHEHVEMKNTPAAIDAYRRAVDINPHDYRAWYGLGQAYEMMHMPFYALHYFRKSVFLQPNDSRLWIAMAQCYETEQLHMLEEAIKCYRRAANCNDSEAIALNQLAKLHHALGRDEEAAFYYKKDLERMEAEEREGPNMVEALIFLATHCRAHNRFEDAEVYCTRLLDYTGPEKETAKSMLRGMRMAQSSFPAMDVEHFPP